A window of Strix aluco isolate bStrAlu1 chromosome 2, bStrAlu1.hap1, whole genome shotgun sequence contains these coding sequences:
- the PSPC1 gene encoding paraspeckle component 1 isoform X2: MAANRNLKQVRIENSSPAAPLGMVGGGGGNLKGLRGLETESEAAAAMALVPSKEGGDEEQEVGFTIDIKSFLKPGEKSYTQRCRLFVGNLPTDITEEDFKRLFERYGEPSEVFINRDRGFGFIRLESRTLAEIAKAELDGTILKSRPLRIRFATHGAALTVKNLSPVVSNELLEQAFSQFGPVERAVVVVDDRGRATGKGFVEFAAKPPARKALERCSDGAFLLTTTPRPVVVEPMEQFDDEDGLPEKLMQKTQQYHKEREQPPRFAQPGTFEFEYASRWKALDEMEKQQREQVDRNIREAKEKLEAEMEAARHEHQLMLMRQDLMRRQEELRRLEELRNQELQKRKQIQLRHEEEHRRREEEMLRQREQEELRRQQEGGFKPNFMDNVNVNKCKHEHSSADHLGFPLETPSKWPQGIVFS, from the exons ATGGCAGCGAATAGGAACTTGAAGCAAGTGCGGATCGAGAATAGCTCCCCAGCGGCGCCGCTGGGCATGGTGGGGGGTGGCGGCGGCAACCTGAAGGGATTGCGGGGCCTAGAAACCGAGAGTGAGGCAGCGGCGGCCATGGCGCTAGTGCCGAGCAAAGAAGGTGGCGATGAAGAGCAGGAGGTTGGGTTCACCATCGATATCAAAAGCTTTCTCAAACCTGGCGAGAAGAGCTACACGCAGCGCTGCCGGCTGTTCGTGGGGAATCTGCCTACTGATATCACCGAGGAAGATTTCAAGCGCCTCTTCGAGCGCTACGGGGAGCCTAGCGAGGTTTTCATCAATCGGGACCGTGGCTTTGGCTTCATTCGCCTG GAATCGAGGACACTGGCTGAAATAGCAAAGGCAGAACTTGATGGTACTATTTTGAAGAGCAGACCACTTCGAATTCGATTTGCTACACATGGAGCTGCCCTAACGGTCAAGAATCTTTCACCCGTGGTTTCTAACGAGCTGCTGGAACAAGCATTCTCTCAATTCGGGCCAGTGGAAAGAGCTGTTGTTGTAGTAGATGATCGGGGCAGAGCTACGGGAAAAGGTTTCGTAGAGTTTGCAGCAAAACCTCCAGCACGGAAAGCTCTAGAAAGATGCAGTGATGGGGCATTCTTGCTAACAAC AACACCTCGACCTGTAGTTGTAGAACCAATGGAGCAATTTGATGATGAAGATGGGCTCCCAGAGAAGCTAATGCAAAAAACACAGCAGTATCACAA GGAAAGAGAGCAGCCTCCACGTTTTGCTCAGCCTGGAACATTTGAGTTTGAGTATGCTTCACGGTGGAAGGCTCTTGATGAGATGGAAAAGCAACAACGTGAACAGGTTGACAGGAACATTAGAGAAGCCAAAGAGAAACTAGAGGCAGAAATGGAAGCAGCTAGACATGAGCATCAGCTAATGCTGATGAGGCAAG ATCTTATGCGACGTCAAGAAGAATTGAGGCGTTTGGAAGAACTTCGAAATCAAGAACTTCAAAAACGCAAGCAGATACAATTGAG aCATGAAGAAGAACATCGGCGACGTGAAGAAGAGATGCTACGCCAGAGGGAACAGGAGGAATTGCGACGACAGCAAGAGGGAGGATTTAAGCCAAATTTCATGGACAAT